The Spirosoma foliorum genome has a window encoding:
- a CDS encoding fibronectin type III domain-containing protein, with amino-acid sequence MKSRIGFLVLSLMLLASTHLLAQSNAPTNLSGTAPAYNRVVLTWKDNSTNETKFEIERNNFASYTKIGEVSANVTTYTDNTTGGGTYRVRAVFATGAASGYSNEFTITTPPEPPGMPTGLTATLQNGSVVLSWSNGSGGTASTYRVERSVQGGAYSLYQTVSYSRAPTLTDNGVLGGQQYCYRVQAVNTGGSSGYAGPACQTIPLTPTNIKNLTATTLSSSSIKLNWTPYGKESGITIERRKGQTGNFDKIKDWLADSGEFTDTGLESNTEYCYRIGESGHDYSAIVCKTTLQSIPAAPGRMQAQAVAYNRIDLQWADLSNNETRFEVERSTNGSAGTYTKLADVGANTTKYSDQSVQASTQYCYRVRAVNDAGASGYTDPPACATTPAPPAGVPQNVAAVATSTTQINVSWDAVAGASGYQLERSPNGNDGWQQIGPSPATATTFSDNERTPNTRYYYRVRAVNSAGVPGDYSGVANAITPDVPPADPARLTITSFTYNQVSLQWADLSNNEAGFQIERSTDGANWSKIADAGANATAYADQSVQPQTHYYYRIRAVNAAGSSNPSNVVDITTPAGPPVAAQDLKATATSTTQISLTWSAIANATSIVIERSPDGSSNWNSLTTVAGTATSYTDNGLTPNQHYYYRIRATNASGTGNNSNVADATTPDVPPTAPTNLTITSVTYSQISLQWADNSTNESGFVLERSPDGATFTKLIDLPANTTTYNDQTVAPQTHYYYQVRAVNAAGPSGNSNVVDATTPVGPPTAAQDLKATAISTTQISLAWTAIPNAATIVIERSPDGVSNWTSVSTVAGTATSYTDNGLTKNQHYYYRIRATNVSGTGNNSNVADAATPDVPPAAPARLTATVVSTSQINLVWADLSNNESGFEIERGTSATGTFTKIMDVPANTTTYEDKNLTDDTQYCYRVRAKNAAGPSAYTDAACATTPLAPPATPTNLVAQVFDYDQIKLTWAAVSAKAVTIVIERASNPNGPFSELKQIPASQTSYVDMGLQEFTTYYYRIKAVNTAGSSDYSNVATARVEEVIIAVEDELETHTTLFVSQRTLHVITNWFTTAQTTIQLHTASGGTVLTDNRKVRPADRWDYNLDTLPTGLYIINIVADGRKLAKRILLP; translated from the coding sequence ATGAAATCACGCATAGGTTTTCTTGTACTGAGCTTGATGCTGCTGGCGTCAACTCATCTGTTGGCGCAGTCCAATGCCCCAACGAATCTGTCGGGGACGGCACCGGCATACAATCGGGTGGTGCTTACCTGGAAAGACAATTCGACGAACGAAACCAAGTTTGAGATCGAACGAAACAACTTCGCCAGCTATACCAAAATCGGTGAAGTTAGCGCCAATGTGACAACCTATACCGACAATACAACTGGCGGAGGAACTTACCGAGTTCGGGCCGTTTTTGCGACGGGAGCGGCTTCGGGTTATTCCAACGAATTCACCATTACCACACCTCCCGAACCACCAGGAATGCCAACGGGCCTTACGGCAACCCTGCAAAACGGTAGTGTGGTGCTTAGCTGGAGCAATGGCTCAGGCGGTACGGCGTCAACTTATCGGGTCGAGCGGTCTGTACAAGGTGGGGCCTATAGCCTATATCAGACCGTTTCGTACAGCCGGGCGCCTACTTTGACAGACAATGGCGTACTTGGTGGCCAGCAATATTGTTACCGAGTTCAGGCAGTGAATACTGGAGGCTCATCGGGCTATGCCGGACCTGCCTGCCAAACAATTCCACTCACGCCGACCAATATCAAAAATTTGACCGCAACCACGTTAAGCAGTAGTTCCATTAAGCTAAACTGGACGCCTTACGGGAAAGAATCGGGCATTACGATTGAACGACGCAAAGGACAAACGGGCAATTTTGATAAGATCAAAGACTGGCTGGCCGATAGTGGCGAATTTACCGATACGGGTCTGGAATCGAACACGGAATACTGCTACCGGATTGGTGAAAGTGGGCATGACTATTCGGCAATAGTTTGTAAAACGACCCTCCAAAGCATCCCAGCGGCTCCCGGCCGAATGCAGGCTCAAGCGGTGGCTTATAACCGAATCGATCTGCAATGGGCTGACCTAAGTAATAATGAAACCCGATTTGAGGTTGAACGATCTACAAATGGCTCGGCGGGTACGTATACTAAACTTGCTGACGTAGGGGCTAACACGACTAAGTACAGCGATCAGAGTGTTCAGGCAAGTACGCAATACTGCTATCGGGTGCGCGCTGTGAACGATGCGGGTGCCAGCGGTTATACCGATCCGCCTGCCTGCGCTACGACGCCCGCACCTCCCGCAGGCGTTCCGCAAAATGTAGCGGCTGTAGCAACGTCAACTACCCAAATTAATGTGAGTTGGGACGCGGTAGCCGGAGCTAGTGGCTATCAACTGGAACGCAGCCCGAATGGTAACGATGGCTGGCAACAGATTGGCCCTTCGCCTGCGACAGCCACTACATTTTCCGATAATGAACGGACGCCCAATACGCGCTATTACTATCGGGTTCGGGCGGTGAACAGTGCTGGTGTTCCGGGCGATTATTCTGGCGTTGCGAATGCCATTACGCCCGATGTGCCGCCTGCCGATCCAGCCCGGCTGACTATTACCTCATTTACCTACAATCAGGTTAGCCTGCAATGGGCTGATCTGTCGAACAACGAAGCTGGATTTCAGATCGAACGCTCGACAGATGGGGCCAACTGGAGCAAAATTGCGGATGCGGGCGCAAACGCGACGGCCTATGCAGATCAATCTGTACAGCCACAGACGCATTATTATTACCGCATTCGGGCGGTCAATGCGGCTGGTTCGTCGAACCCGTCCAATGTCGTAGACATAACCACGCCTGCTGGTCCGCCCGTTGCCGCTCAGGATTTGAAAGCCACGGCCACGTCAACTACGCAAATCAGTTTGACCTGGAGTGCTATCGCCAATGCGACCAGTATCGTCATTGAGCGGAGTCCAGACGGGTCAAGTAACTGGAATTCGCTCACAACGGTGGCCGGTACGGCAACGAGCTATACCGATAATGGCCTGACGCCGAATCAACACTATTATTACCGAATCCGGGCGACTAATGCGAGTGGAACAGGTAATAATAGTAACGTCGCTGATGCAACCACTCCTGACGTACCGCCAACAGCGCCAACTAATCTGACGATTACGTCGGTGACCTACAGTCAAATCAGTTTGCAGTGGGCCGACAACTCGACCAACGAAAGTGGGTTTGTACTGGAACGATCGCCTGATGGGGCTACGTTTACCAAGCTCATCGACCTGCCTGCCAACACGACTACGTATAACGATCAGACGGTTGCCCCCCAAACCCATTACTATTACCAAGTACGGGCCGTTAACGCAGCCGGGCCATCGGGCAATTCCAATGTGGTTGATGCCACAACACCCGTTGGTCCACCTACAGCAGCCCAAGACCTGAAAGCCACAGCTATTTCAACGACCCAGATTAGCCTGGCTTGGACGGCTATCCCAAATGCAGCCACCATCGTTATTGAACGCAGCCCTGACGGCGTTAGCAATTGGACTTCTGTCTCGACGGTAGCGGGTACTGCAACCAGCTATACAGACAATGGCCTGACCAAGAATCAGCATTATTATTACCGCATTCGGGCAACTAACGTGAGCGGAACGGGGAATAATAGTAACGTCGCCGATGCGGCTACGCCCGATGTCCCGCCAGCCGCTCCCGCCCGACTGACCGCTACTGTCGTATCGACAAGCCAGATCAACCTGGTTTGGGCCGATCTGTCGAATAACGAGAGTGGTTTCGAGATCGAGCGGGGTACTAGCGCGACAGGCACCTTCACCAAGATTATGGATGTACCTGCCAATACGACTACGTATGAAGACAAGAACCTGACCGACGATACGCAGTACTGCTATCGGGTACGAGCGAAAAATGCGGCTGGCCCTTCGGCTTATACCGATGCTGCCTGCGCCACAACACCTCTAGCCCCGCCAGCAACTCCGACTAATTTAGTCGCTCAGGTGTTTGATTACGATCAGATAAAACTGACATGGGCAGCCGTGAGCGCTAAAGCGGTTACTATTGTCATTGAGCGGGCTTCAAATCCTAACGGGCCCTTTTCTGAGCTTAAGCAAATCCCGGCTTCGCAGACGAGCTATGTGGACATGGGTTTACAGGAGTTTACAACCTATTATTACCGGATCAAAGCCGTAAATACAGCGGGTAGTTCAGATTATTCAAATGTCGCAACGGCGCGGGTTGAAGAAGTGATCATCGCTGTGGAAGATGAGCTGGAAACCCATACCACGCTTTTTGTGAGTCAACGTACACTACACGTCATTACAAACTGGTTTACAACGGCCCAGACGACGATTCAGCTTCATACAGCCAGTGGGGGAACTGTACTGACCGACAACCGAAAGGTACGTCCGGCTGATCGCTGGGACTACAATCTCGATACCCTGCCTACGGGTCTGTATATCATTAATATTGTTGCCGATGGGCGCAAACTTGCCAAACGTATTCTGCTGCCATGA
- a CDS encoding response regulator transcription factor codes for MIRISIFDDNDSLRETLALIFDASDDLIVTGQYPNALQAVEAVLMNQPDVILMDIDMPGRTGIEAVKLIRQQTTRPKILMLTVFEDVERIFAAVSAGAVGYLLKKTPADKIMDAIREVMNGGAAMTPSIALKVLEAFRQPKADNFLLTDKEKEVLQRLVEGDSYKLIAHHCGISMGTVRTHIVNIYEKLHVNSKSEAVAKALKTGLFK; via the coding sequence ATGATCCGCATTTCTATTTTCGATGATAATGACTCGCTTCGGGAAACACTCGCCCTGATTTTCGACGCAAGCGACGACCTGATTGTGACTGGGCAGTATCCGAATGCCCTCCAGGCTGTTGAGGCTGTTCTGATGAATCAACCCGATGTAATTCTGATGGATATTGATATGCCTGGTCGGACGGGTATTGAAGCCGTTAAACTTATTCGTCAGCAGACAACCCGACCCAAAATTCTGATGCTGACTGTGTTTGAAGACGTGGAACGCATTTTTGCGGCTGTCTCGGCCGGGGCTGTAGGCTATTTATTGAAGAAAACGCCCGCCGATAAGATCATGGATGCCATTCGTGAAGTGATGAATGGGGGAGCAGCCATGACGCCGTCCATTGCTCTGAAAGTACTGGAGGCATTTCGGCAACCCAAGGCCGATAACTTCCTGCTCACTGACAAAGAAAAAGAAGTACTACAGCGACTCGTGGAAGGCGACAGCTACAAGCTGATTGCGCACCACTGTGGTATCAGTATGGGTACGGTTCGCACGCACATTGTCAATATCTACGAAAAACTGCACGTCAACTCCAAGTCCGAAGCGGTAGCGAAAGCGCTAAAAACAGGGTTGTTCAAATAG
- a CDS encoding thioredoxin family protein: protein MALLVSLTLSTAQAQPKGYTLGDVVADFRLKNVDGRTISLADYRSQKGLIVVFMSNHCPFAKAYEDRVSALDRKFSSQGYPVLAIMPNDPAAYEEDSFENMKVRARDKSFPYAYTIDETQAIARAFGATRTPQVYVLKQTNNQFVLEYVGTIDDSPQDEASVQRRYVDEAVSSLLAGRPVQSPITKPIGCAIKWK, encoded by the coding sequence ATGGCCCTGCTGGTGTCACTGACTTTATCAACGGCACAGGCTCAACCGAAAGGCTATACATTAGGGGACGTTGTCGCCGATTTTCGCCTGAAAAACGTAGATGGTCGTACGATTTCGTTAGCCGATTACCGTTCTCAGAAAGGATTGATCGTCGTGTTTATGAGCAATCACTGCCCATTTGCGAAAGCCTATGAAGATCGAGTCAGTGCGCTGGATCGTAAATTTTCGTCCCAGGGCTACCCGGTACTGGCCATCATGCCGAATGACCCGGCTGCTTATGAAGAAGACTCCTTCGAAAATATGAAAGTTCGTGCCCGCGATAAGAGTTTTCCATATGCTTATACCATCGACGAAACACAGGCTATCGCTCGGGCTTTTGGCGCCACGCGTACGCCACAGGTGTATGTGCTCAAGCAAACAAATAACCAGTTCGTTCTGGAATACGTAGGGACCATCGACGATAGCCCACAGGACGAAGCCAGTGTACAACGTCGGTATGTCGATGAGGCCGTCAGTAGCCTGTTAGCTGGTCGTCCCGTTCAATCACCCATCACCAAACCCATTGGTTGCGCGATTAAATGGAAGTAG
- a CDS encoding ATP-binding protein, with protein sequence MNRLLLGITFVLLITNIAVGQLVRISNESNLELGRDKWQFMPGDDMKWADSAFNDKSWKKRSIETAIELNDTTWSKNQAWFRQSLYPGKSLRQKDLRLVVKQFGSSEIYLDGKLFATLKPARFDSGGSQRLIRFIPIHFSDTSRHTLAIRYQFRRDPIVQASTDISPLSIHFQEADQVGISLVDETQWPAILNGCFIGLCGVLALLHFLFYRANRKQPINRTLAWAMLFFALSAAMSELNDYVGTLTYVSLTDLLSDVSLHAGFILILTAVYQYLHLRRRWIYYGILAIVFLDQLYRTGIGSLLNEFGWIPLALVILDYIRVSWLGRKMKDVDARLPWNALKASLYCFLLIIVFGIITGIFESLRNNVIEYMLVVFVLLVAGAIISIPVGLSLSLVRDYTRTYKALGDNLREVEQLSARTLAQEQEKQHLLARQNELLEEQVQARTAELHQSLEELKATQDQLIQREKLASLGELTAGIAHEIQNPLNFVNNFAEVSVELVQEINEERAKPEGERDTELETDLLSDLGQNVQKISDHGKRAASIVRGMLQHSRASSGQKQPTDLNALINEYLRLAYQGLRAKDKSFNAHLTTHFAPNLPTINLVPEDIGRVLVNLFNNAFYAVQQKSQLESGFSPMVFVQTSQDGGQLVIQIRDNGTGIPDEVRQKVFQPFFTTKPPGQGTGLGLSLSYDIIAKGHGGLLSVDTKLGKFTKFTIKLPLE encoded by the coding sequence ATGAATCGACTACTACTTGGGATAACTTTCGTGTTGCTTATAACCAATATCGCTGTTGGCCAACTGGTACGCATATCCAACGAAAGTAATCTGGAGTTAGGCAGAGATAAGTGGCAATTTATGCCCGGCGATGATATGAAATGGGCTGACTCGGCCTTTAATGACAAGTCATGGAAAAAACGGTCTATTGAAACAGCGATCGAACTAAACGATACGACATGGTCAAAAAACCAGGCCTGGTTCCGGCAATCCCTGTATCCCGGAAAAAGTCTTCGTCAGAAAGATCTTCGTCTCGTTGTCAAGCAGTTCGGTTCGTCTGAAATTTATCTGGATGGGAAACTATTTGCCACGCTTAAACCCGCCCGGTTTGATTCAGGCGGTTCTCAGCGACTTATTCGATTTATTCCCATTCACTTTTCCGATACAAGCCGACATACACTGGCCATTCGGTACCAGTTTCGACGCGATCCAATCGTTCAGGCATCGACCGACATTTCTCCGTTAAGCATTCATTTTCAGGAAGCCGATCAGGTGGGCATTTCGTTAGTGGATGAAACCCAGTGGCCAGCGATACTCAATGGATGCTTTATAGGTTTATGTGGCGTATTGGCGCTCCTCCATTTTCTGTTTTACCGGGCTAATCGGAAGCAGCCAATTAACCGGACGCTGGCCTGGGCTATGCTGTTTTTTGCCCTTTCGGCCGCCATGTCGGAGTTAAATGACTACGTAGGTACACTCACGTATGTTTCGTTAACCGATCTGCTGAGTGATGTAAGTCTTCATGCAGGTTTCATCCTGATTCTCACCGCTGTTTATCAGTATTTACACCTCCGCCGACGCTGGATTTATTATGGTATTCTGGCCATAGTTTTTCTTGACCAGCTTTATCGAACAGGTATTGGTAGCCTCCTCAACGAATTCGGCTGGATTCCCCTGGCACTAGTTATCCTCGATTATATCCGGGTAAGCTGGTTAGGGCGCAAAATGAAGGATGTGGATGCCCGATTACCCTGGAATGCCCTGAAAGCGTCTTTATATTGCTTTTTGCTCATCATTGTATTTGGTATTATCACCGGCATTTTCGAATCGCTTCGGAATAATGTTATAGAGTACATGCTGGTTGTTTTCGTGCTTCTCGTTGCGGGCGCCATCATTAGTATTCCCGTTGGCCTGTCGCTTTCTCTGGTACGCGATTACACCCGCACCTATAAGGCTCTAGGCGATAATCTCCGGGAAGTTGAACAACTTTCGGCCCGAACGCTGGCTCAGGAACAGGAAAAGCAACACTTGCTGGCCCGGCAAAATGAATTACTGGAAGAACAGGTACAGGCTCGTACGGCAGAACTCCACCAGTCTCTCGAAGAACTAAAGGCAACACAGGATCAATTAATACAACGGGAAAAATTAGCTTCATTGGGTGAACTGACCGCGGGCATTGCTCATGAAATTCAGAATCCACTCAACTTCGTCAATAACTTCGCCGAAGTCTCGGTCGAACTTGTGCAGGAGATTAATGAAGAACGGGCAAAGCCCGAAGGTGAACGCGATACTGAACTGGAAACCGATTTGTTAAGTGATCTGGGCCAGAATGTACAGAAAATCAGTGATCACGGCAAACGGGCCGCCAGCATCGTTCGGGGTATGCTTCAGCACAGCCGAGCCAGTTCGGGACAGAAACAACCCACTGATCTAAATGCGCTCATCAATGAATACCTGCGGCTGGCTTATCAGGGGCTTCGGGCAAAAGATAAATCGTTCAATGCGCATCTGACTACCCACTTTGCCCCCAATCTACCGACAATCAACCTGGTACCGGAAGACATTGGGCGAGTATTGGTCAACCTGTTCAACAATGCGTTTTATGCCGTCCAGCAGAAGAGTCAGTTGGAATCCGGTTTTTCACCAATGGTATTTGTTCAAACTAGCCAGGATGGTGGTCAATTAGTTATCCAGATCAGGGATAATGGAACGGGCATTCCTGACGAGGTTCGCCAGAAAGTATTTCAGCCTTTTTTCACGACCAAACCCCCAGGCCAGGGAACTGGGCTAGGTTTATCGCTTAGCTACGATATTATTGCCAAAGGACACGGCGGCCTATTGAGCGTCGACACCAAACTAGGAAAGTTTACAAAATTTACGATAAAGCTTCCGCTTGAGTAA